The following nucleotide sequence is from Gasterosteus aculeatus chromosome 5, fGasAcu3.hap1.1, whole genome shotgun sequence.
ATTTTGGGGGTCAAAACTATCGGAGATCACCCACCCACTTCGAACGTCTCCTCCGGCTACACACCCAGCAGCTTCGCTGGACCTCGTTTAGGAGTCAATGTTGTGATACAGAATCGCAAAAAAAACGCTTTTAATCAAAACACAGTAGAGGCACATTACTCCCACTTTTGACTGTTAATCATTCATCTTATTCTCACtacaacatctttttttttttgttctctccctctgtgcttcCTTTAGTATACAGAGGAGTTGTTGCGTCAGCATCAGTTTTTGGAGGTCTACCTGGAGGGTACCCGCTCCCGCAGCGGTAAGCCGTCTACGGCGCGTGCGGGCATGCTGTCCATCGTGGTGGACACAATGTGGACCGGGTCGATCCCAGACGTGCTGGTGGTGCCAGTTGGCATCTCTTACGATCGTATTCTTGAAGGCAACTACAATAGTGAGCAGCTGGTGAGTCCTTGGTGGCCGTCTGTTGTTAGAAAGTACGCTTGCTTTTTGCAACaaaggtgttttttgttttttccctcagTATTTCAAAGAAGCACAATAGATGTTACACCATTTGCCTTTTTGGTGGGATAACTGCAATATGTTTGCTTATCGTTGTAAGTAACCTCCTGAACGTTTAATTCCACCAGGGCAAGCCTAAGCAGAACGAGAGTTTGTGGGGGATCGCGTGTGGAGTGTTCAGGATGCTGAGGAAGAACTATGGCTGCGTCAGAGTTGACTTCAACCAGCCCTTCTCCCTAAAGGTGACTGAGCGCAGGTTCACATTTACATCCCTTTTGGTTACCTACACATTTATGGAAAAAGTGCAAACAATGACAAATAAAGGAATGTGGCATGTTCAAACTGGAACgcattggtttgtttgtctgtctctgcaggagTACTTGGACTCTCAAAGAAACCGCCATATTCCACCGTCAGTGTCCTTGGAGCAAACCTTGATGCCCATCATCATCTCTGCACAGTaagggcaaacgcacacacacttgctgCTGTCATCTCGGCAGAAACCAGCTGCCTCGCATTCTCACCTGTAATATTACGAACGGCCACGTCCTAGCTTGACTTCTCCCTCCTGCTACTTCACAGCGTGCTCTGTTTTGTAACCTCTGAGTAGATCACTTGAGTTCGCAGCGGcagggggcgggcgggggggcacTTGAGTTCAGCACTGTCCCTTCAAAATGAAACTGATGGTCCCACAGTACATCAACAAGGACAGCAGCACTCCATCCCATCTGGTCTGGAGTCAAAAGGTCTATGCCAGATGAGCAATTAAAACCACCAATGCACAATGCATAAACTCCCATGCCCAATAGTAGCCTATTAGTAGACATTGAATGATGACATTTAGTGAGATATTGGGCTTCCCTCAGTTCAGATTAGTGTTCGGGACATACAGGGCAGTTGGTCAGCATAGAGCTGTTGTGCAGAAAAGCGGTACAGTGGGCAAACTCCAGGCCTTTTACATTCATATCTCACGTCAGTCCAAACTAATCCTCTAAATATTGTATTTGAACTTCTATTGGTAGTTTCACTCATTTTATTATAAACGTGTTTAAGGAAAGCTGTAAATACATGTGTGAGGGGAACTTCTGTGTGCATATGAGGCTGACGACAATCTTTAtaacttgttgtttttgttgttccaGGCCTGATGCTCAGCTGTTTGAGGggcaggaagaagagcagctgAACAGAGAGCTGCCCAATGATATTTTAAGGCGACAACTTATTAACAACCTCGCCAAGCACGTCCTCTTCAGTAAGAGACCCTAAACCCTTCAGCCATTGGTTTTATTACACCCTAACTATAGCCCTGTTACAGATTGCATTAAAGGTCATCATCTGCCTCACTGAGACTTTCCACTTCACTAAAATCACAGCGCAGctcttgtttctttgtttgcagTAAAGAAGGACAGCAACACAAATGTCATCCTGTTAAAACGCTTTTAACCAGCATGCCGCATTCAGCTAAATTTCTTATGACATGATCACATGCCGTTAATTAAAAACACCAGAGGACATGTTTGCTGCTTCAATATGcattcctcttttccttctgcaCACCATTCTTCTTTTTCATCCTGCGTAAAAAGGGCACCTGCCTGCTGGAGCTAAGGCTGCGCGTATGGAGTACTATCCGTCATATTGCCTCTATTAGTTGGAATCCAGCACAGCATCAGTCCATCCGCCTCACATCACTCCCGGCTTTTTTACCGCGGGGGGGAAGCACTACAGAACCGGTTCTCCCCAGCTCATTCAGCTGCATTCTCCTACGCGAGGCCGGTTTGTGTTTTGCTCTCGGCCAATCAAAAAGCCTCCAGCTGGATGGCATGTTGTTTTCAGCCAATCGGATGAAGGGGAGGacagagaagcagaggaggggATTAATGCAGTAccactgctcacacacactttacacccCTGAACCTGAGCTATGCTCAACATGACCACTAGTGACCCGTGCACGCGGGcctgtgcacatgcacacattagTATGCACACATTAGTATGCACACATTAGTATGCACACATTGGTATGCACACATTGGTATACCTTCACATTGTACCTAATGGCCTGCAACAAACTCATTGCTCAAATGAGATTGGCAAGTTTATTTTAAGTCCATAAAATGCCAAGTGAGTGGTATTCATGGGTGATGTGATGTGGTAGATTTGTTGGCGGTccgttgtgtgttttgtatcgCAATCTCTTTCCGTCTTCTCTCACAGCGGCTAATAAGTCATCGGCGATCATGTCCACCCACATTGTAGCCTGTCTGCTGCTGTACCGACACAGACAGGTAAGTCAGGCTTTTCATGTCCCCTTGAATACCACGCCCTCCGCCTCTCTATTCATTATTCCTCTGATTTTCTTTCTCCCGTTCGTTCTTCTCTTGTCCATCATCCTCTCTTACGCCAAGGTGATCCAAATGTCACATAGCTCTGCATGATAGTGATGAAGGTCCCTCTCTGTTAGAGATCTCGCTCTTCCTGCATCCTCTCGTCTGCGCGTTAGTGGTGCGCCGCTGCCCTCTGCAGGCCCCCTGATGAAAGTGTGTTGCAGTGGTAAACAGTCGCTGAAATAGACTTTCTGTTCTGAGGAATTTGGCCAGTGCTGCATGCAACAAAATCCAAGCCCGGTATATTAGTTTAAGTAGTCATTTATCCCCGTCTCTCTGTTTTGCTtattttgatgtgtgtgtgctcttctcCATTTTGCTCCAGGGGGTGGTGCTGTCCAAGCTGGTGGAAGACTTCTTCAATATGAAGGAGGAGATCCTTTCACGGGACTTTGATCTGGGCTTTTCGGGGAACTCCGAGGATGTGGTCATGCGTGCCCTCCACCTGCTGGGAAACTGCGTCAACGTGACCAGCAGTTCAAATCGCAACGGAGAGTTCACCATCGCACCGAGCCAAACTGTACCAGCGCTCTTTGAGCTCAACTTCTACAGCAATGGCCTTTTCCACGTCTTCATTTCTGATGCAATCATTGGTGTGTTGAGCCAGGagattgttgttgtgttcagaGCTCATCACTTATCTTTGACTTCTTTACTGATGTGTTGTAGATCAAGTTTTCCCATTCTGAATTTTCTCGCTCAAGAGTTTTACTTTTCTGATGCGTCTCCAGCTTGCAGCATCCTGTCACTGCAGCGAGAGCTGGTCGTGGAATCCGAGTCGGATCAACCGGCTGATGGTCCCAGCAGCCTCCCTCTCAGTCAGGAGAGGCTCATCCGCAAGGCCGCAGGGCTCTCACACTTTCTCGTGAACGAGGTGTCTGTTGCACCAGTAAGTCCTACTCATTTTCCTCATCTTTTTGCACTTTGcactgtacaaaataaaaaatgtacttCTTTGCTATCTCTGAAGTAAAAtttaaaaagccttttattAAATGGGCCAGTGAATCCTCATTAGATCTCAAGCCATCAGCTCTAGCTAGTGGTCACATGCTAATAATCAGTTGTGTTGACATTGGTTGTTGGTTTCTGTCACAGATTTTAAAACGGACTCCATACGGTTCGTTGCATGTTTCACAgtgcctctccctctcctctctcacagcCCTGTCAGACTATTTACCAGGTTTTTCATGATGCAGTGACCCGGCTGATCCAATATGGAGTTCTCTACGTAGCAGAGGTCAGTTTTCAGATACAGTCCTCACCGCAGGTGGACACAAAATAAACGTAACCCCTGTGACTAATCCTGCAAGTAGAGTCATGAAACGCTTGGAAAGTGCAGTTAACTTTTGATTTACTACTAAAAAAGTTTGCATGTGTTAGAAATTTCCAAGGCCCAGATGATTACTGTAATTTTCTTGTGTTTGACAGGAGGACCACGAAGAACTGAGTCCCAGTCCGACGGAGGAACCCTGGCCCAAAAAGTTCCCAGAGCCCCTTTCATGGCGAagcgacgaggaggacgaggacagtgactttggagaggagcagagggatcGCTACCTAAAGGTCTACTTTAGAAGTGCTAAtctaaagaggaaaaaacactgACATGGAACCAACATCTAGGTTTACGTTTCCACGTTTTaatctctttctttaccctccCGTTTTTAGGTGAGCCTTTCCGCAGAGCACCAGGAGTTCTTCGTCTTCCTGCAGCGGCTCGTCAGCCCGGTGCTGGAGGCCTACAGCGGCGCTGCGATCTTTGTCCACAGTCTGAGTCAGCCCATGGCTGAGTCTGAGTACACCCAGAGGCTCTTCAGATACCTGCTCACCCGCACAGAGAGAGGAGTGGCCGCTTATGGTAGGACTGCAATATTTCCCCACACACAAGCTTGGTTCCAACTTGGGAATAAACACATAAAAGGCACTGCTTTTTTCAGTTTCATCCATGtattattaatgtgtgtgtgtgtgtgtgtgtgtgtgtgtgtgttttttttttaggtgagaGTGCAACTCATTATCTGGTCAAGAACACCGTGAAGACGTTCAAAGAGCTCGGGGTAAGAGTGCGTGTGTATATATGAACACATGATGTGTTGGAATAAAGGAGGGCTCTGGGGTTCCTCCGGCTGCAGTTGAGTTTGCCTTGTGTTGTGATCTCCTGAAGGTCCTgaagcagagaaaagagaaCCAGGTGACGGCTGTGGAGCTAAGCAGCACCTTTCTACCTCAAGCCAACCGGAACAAACTCCTGCACTACATCTTAGGTTTCGCGCTGCTGTGACCGACACACCTTTCAGCCCAGCCGGAACCGCAGGCTCCTTCCAATAAAGGGCTTCTACTGGTTACTTCTAAACAATCCCAGGTGCTAGTCTGTGGAAAGCTTTACCAGGAAGTGCCTTCATGTAACAGGAAGAGACTTGAAGACAGTCTTCCCTTTTTGTTCCCGTATCTGACTCCCCTTCTTAGAACTGTGCGGCTGATAAAACACATGTATTGTTCTTTTGAAGAGGTGCCGCTAGGGATCATCCTCTCTTTGTGAACTTTTGACATTGAAGACATGAGGTTTTAATATCATCTACATTTTAAACTTAATCAGAAAATATACTCAAGCAGGTTAGTTAATAAGAATTACTTTTACAGCAATCTGAACAAAGCAAGCTGCCTTTTGTCTATTCAATTAATCAAGCAAAATATGCATAGAGAATAATTATTAACATAAACAACAAAGGCATTTTCATGttgtctgtttattttaaaGCTGCTGTATTCTCTCTAGTGCACTCTACTATCATACAGTAGAAAACATGTCTAATGTAGCTGGATGAAAGGCTGATTGTGAAAACAAATAGGCCACAAGAGCAAGTGTCTCATCCGTAGTGCATTTAGTCATTCACTCTGGCATcattaactttaaaaatgtagGTACATTAGatagaatgtgttttttcctgCAACATACGTACGTATCCAAATCTTAATTTGCTAAATTAAGTAGTGAAATCCAATCCTCCTTACAGACAAAGATGATCAATTATGCAAATTATACACAGTTCATATATCAAAGATATACGCAGAATCGATTTGTCCAGCCGTGCAAAAATAGCTACTAAAATATACCTGTTAAAAGTCCTGCGCAGTCCAAAGTCCTTTCTAAGTGCATTCAGCTCCACCTTCTTGTCATTGGTTTTTGATGATAAGTCACTTTCATTTCTTCGCATAACAGCTCTTTCACCTGTTGATCAATGTTCCATAGCAGAGCCCTTAGAACACTTAATACCAGCCATCACATCCACGTTGGTTCAAATGCAACAAGCTCAAACTCTTAGGTTATGCCTTACAGGGAACGCAGAGATTTGGGTTCCCCGCTACACTTTCTTGTATTCATAACACACTTCATGAAACTGCTGAGGGAGCAGCTTTGCTATAATGGATGTGCATTTGCGAAACAAATACTCCATTATAGCAAAAGACAATTAAGTGTTGGCAAGGTGGTGTCTCCGCTGtactggtgaagaaaagagAGGACGTCTTTCTCCTTCGGATGCTTTTAAATGCAAACTActgaaaaactaaataataGTGCTTAACTGTCAGGttaatctattttatttatcttttcatcttttgttccaaaaaaaagaaagaaatggtgtCTGAGAGGTTGGGAGTTGAATATTTGTGGTAACTGAAAATAGGCAAGAGGCAACAtcaaacacagacaaaaaaaagatgaaaaactcTTTGTGCATTTTAGCTGCTTAACAATtatactttttcatttttgctgaAAAATCTGAGGACTCGAAAAAATAAACGTAGAACATCTAAGTAGAGGATGGTGTCTGAGTGAACACCAAAACGAAAAGACAGCATGTGTTTGGAAagggtggagaaaaaaaaagagaaagaaaagctgatTAATTTCTTATGTTATTAGAGGCGATGCTGACGGCATTTTCTCCGATTGATAATGTGAAGCAGACAATGTGAATGTTGTCAAACAACATTCTCCATCTGTCAGGGCAATAAAAGAACGTGGGCATTGGGTGTCTGCCggtaaacatttaaatgagtATTTATACTAAAAGACACTGCTTGTTGCAATTAACTGAAATGCTTTTTGTCGACTTCTTGATTTAATAATATAAACCTGCCTATTTTTGTGCAGTCAAATCTGTGTACGAAATGACCCTGAGATGGAAACTCGTTTGTGTTTGccgcagcatgttgaagaacaGGAGCGTACGTCATTTAAACGTGAATGTGATCAAAGTGATTTGGTTTACATTAAAGGCCTTTTCGAGCCCCATAATCTGTTCAGGTCCCCATGttgagggaccccccccccctccgccaggataaaaaaaaaaaaactactgcgTACTGTACTGCATGTCTGCTCTGGTCGCCTTTAATCATCGACAGTTCAATGTGAGATGAGTTTGATTCGTTTACCTCCTGAATGTATCTGTCTCTTGAAAGGTCAAAGCGATGTTGTACTCGATGGTGTCGATTGGTTGAGAGTCATTGCTGCATTAACAGCATCCCTGTACAACCATGTAACTTTGTAGGATAAAAGAAAGCCTGTATCTGGGGAGCAGGTGTCTCTTTTTTAATACACTGTAGTGTTCTCTGGTTGTGTTTTCATTGGTTTGTTTCTTgtgcatgttattttgtgttggAATCCAAAAGGACACTGTAGATTGTAATTTAAAACAACACAAGAGCAGATGACTTGTTACTAGAGGATGAATCACCAGCTACTAAAAGAAAACGTAAagtgtcacttttttttgttcttgcttTCTCCGAGCAAAGCACAATTGGCATTAttagattttgtttttaaataaattaatgatAGATTAACAATTGTGTCTTGTTGGTCTTTTTATGCGTTTATTTTTAGTGGAAGAACGGTAATGTGAACGTCCAGGAATCGGTATAAAGTATTTAAATACTCATTATATTGGATCAATATGTGGAGTCTCACAATAAGTTGGATTTGACATATTACGTCTCAACACGTCTCAACATTTACTTCACACATTCTAAATTCTCCTCCTTGTACTCGGATCGCTGTAGAAATGGATCCGTCCCAAACAGATGCTGCAAAACACCCTTTGCAGTGTGAGGCTGTGATGCCTGCGTctgcgtttttgttttttcaccggGGAGTTTCACGGCATGACGTGTCGGGTCAGGGAGGAAGGCCGCCTCTCCTCCGTTGGCTCGTTGCAGGACGGAAGAGGACGGCAGACGGAGGTCTGGGACCAACCGGAGGTTTTGTGACCATGAGGACGACGCAGAAACGAGTGTGCATCTTTCTACCAGACGAGCAGAACCTGGACTGTGCCGTCAGGGTGCGTGGCGTCACTGCCTTTGGTGTCATTGTTACtttacttttgttttaatgcatcATTTTGAAATTGGAAATTGAATTGCTTATTCTGCGTTTGTCTCAAGTAGAATAACACGAAGTACAAGTGAATgtaggggggggtggagagagttTGTAAGCATAACTGTACAAAAAGACCAAAGGTAAAGGAACAGAAATTAGGATTAAAGAGGCGTGTTATTTacaaaaatgattttgttaTAAACATTCTAttaatattttgaatttttaaatgtaaatttcaACAACCTTACTCTAGATAAGGTCGGAACGGATTCTTAATCAAGGTTTTTGTTCATTACACATTCGGTAAATCCTTCAAATTGTGACTGGTCATACTGTCTGATACCCTGATGCTTTTAGGCGACAGCCAGAGGCCGCGAGGTGCTGAACTTGGTGTTGAGGCAGCTTGGCGTCAGTGACCTCCAAgtctttggtctggctgtcctcagaggtcagagttcaaGAGGAAATGTTTTCAAATCATTTATTGTGGGATGGTGAAATTCAGGGAGGTTGATGACTGAACCTACGGGCGCGCCCGTCGATAGATAAAGATAACAGTGACCATGTTGTGTTTCCTCCGAGTTAATTAAATGTGTGTCCTTCATTCCTTCAGACAATGAATACCTCTTTCTAGATTTGGAAGGAAAGCTGAGCAAGTATTTTGGCAATCTATGGAACAGAGGATCCGTGATGGTGAGTTGTTGTCAGTTAGTTAACTGAGAAACATTGAAAAAGCACATTATATGCCTCATATCTGGGTAGATATTTAATCTTATCTTCCTGTTACGCAATTCCTAACATACAGAAATCAAAGCGATCAagtctttttaaaataacaattcTACATTCATCTCCAGGTCCCATTCATCTTATTTCTGAGAGTGCAGCATTATGTCGAGAGTGGCCGGCTGATATTGTGAGTCGGTGTCTCATCAGCATCTTTCCATGAAGCGGATCCGTTCCTCTGCAGGTGCACGAATCAATTTTCTATCCACACGTGCCGACAACGCGACCTCTCGTTGTTTAAGGAGCAGCAAGGTGCAGCAGCTCTACGTGGCCGAGCTGAGGAGGAAGGTGCTGCGCTCGGAGAGCCGCCATCAGGAAGTTCTGTTCTTCCAGCTGGCGGCTTTGGCGCTGCAGGCCGAAGTCGGAGATGTGGAGcacagagcggaggaggaggatgacgtggagggaaaagagaaaagacacaGACAATACTTTCTTCCTGAAGATTACTTCCCTCCCTGggtaatagaaataataaaaagtgtgaGCATTTGGAGCTAACCTACATTTCTGTACGTGTGCGTAACACCAGTTCTGTCTTTAGCTGATAAAGCGCCGTGGGCgggacttcctgctgcagcacgGCCCGGCTTTACACGTTGAGCTGCGAGGTGTGACTCGTAGCCAAGCCGCGCTGCAATTTATAAAAGAGGTCAGCAACCTGCAGGATGGACCGGTCACCTTCTACAGGATGAAACAGGTCCGACCAACCGGAGTGACCCAACTGTCACGAGACAGGCCGTCAAATTCTTTGTTTAACTGAGGAAAAGCTGCCACAATGTTTTACTTATTAAACGTCTTGGTTTGTTATGTTACGTGCAGGAGAAAAAAGAGCCGAGGAGGTCAATCCTTCTGGGTGTGACATTGAAAGGAGTTCATATTTATCAGGTGGGTCTGTTTGggaattatttttttctaaataaactgtctttattcatttattcctgAGTTTACGTGTGACTTTTCACCAAAAGGATTTGGAAGGGAAGCTGTGCTTATTGTATGACTTTTCCTGGACCGACATCGACCGCCTCACTTTCCAGGTCTGtccgaaaaaacaaaacacacacacactaaagtacACAATATTCACACGGACGTGCATGTTGCCACATCCTCGAGCccactcttcttcctcctggcCCTCCAGGGCAGTAGGTTTGAAATCACCGCGGTGGGCTCTCTGTGCCTCCCTAAGCTGGTTTACTACACGCCTTCGGCCTTCCACTCCAAACACGTCATGAGGCACCTTAGCGACAGTCACCGGCTGCACATCAGCACCAGAGGAGTAGTCAGCTACGTACAACAGCTGGATGACATGCAGGgtcagacatttaaaaacaagctggaaataagaagaaaaacatattaTGGGACTTTTAAGTTTCTCTCCCAATCACAAACCAAagagcctttttctttttctcgctCTTTCAGCGAGTCACTCCTACAGAGAGGCCTATGTTTGTGACACAACGCGTTTAGCACACAGACTGAAGAGCAACAGCCTGACGTCGTCCACGTCCGACCGGAGCGCGGCAGCCGAAAACGCCGCAGCCCGGTCCAAACACGAGGAGGATGAGGTCACAGGTCAGGAGCGGAACAAAAAAATACCCTATTCCACAAATCATAATGATGAAGATGCatatacacttttttttctgatgtttttgaCGTTTTGCAAAACCCACCAGTGAATGTTGAAGCTAATTTGACTGTGGCAGAGTTTGAGCTTTGTGTGGACGAACCAGTGGAGTCATTTGTCGACAACCCAGATGAGTTGGCGTGGCTGGCTGAGCTGTCGGGCGATGGACCTGTGGGGTTTCCTTCTTCTTATTGGGCAGGTGAGTTCACATGAGCTGGACAGCGTGTCTATTATTTAACCTGCACAAGCTGATGTTTTCTGTGCTCTTTCCTTTTTAGCTGTCGCTGTGGAAATGAAACAGGTGAGCAGATCTCTCTGATTTCCAGCTCAACCCGACATCAAAGGTGTCAGTGACTTCTCTGATCTTTGTGCAGGTTGTGCAGGCGAGAGGTGATGAAGAGGTTTCTGTGGACTAATGCACAGCAATTGGCAAAGTGGATTCAAGtttctgaaatatatatatacatttctgGAAACATTCTTTATAGAAAAAGGAGAGTATATCAATTATGTAAATAaagaatttaaataaatgtttttgttaaagcATGATAATATTGTGGTGTGTTCTCTTTCAAGATACAGTAACATCCACGTTCATAAGTTAGTAATATGGGGCCTATAAATTCCCTTTAAAAAATGCTCTTGTTGGCAACCTGAAAGAGTTGGAATATGGTTAAATATCATTAGGGAATCTGTGAAATTGAGTATTCTCTATTTACTTTCAATTGCATGTTTGCGATTTGCAAGAATTATGTACCACTAAATTAGAGCCAACTTGTATATGATGTACGTCACAACGTAGTCAGCCAATCAGCACTGCAGACTGCGACCAAAACACGGAAGTGCTTAAAAGGGCTACGAAACCAGAGTTCAAGCTCTTCTGTTGTCGGAAAAAATGGCAGATACAGTTTATTATTCATGTGAACAGTGAACCACGCAGAAACGTTAGGTCACATTATTTGCCGAATATGTCTTTCTCTTTGGTTTGCATTGCGGTTGTATCGTTTGTTCTCGCCATCATCGGGCACGTCTTGGGTAAGTGGCTGTGATGAAGCACTGAGTCGGCCGCCTTAAAATACGATTTATCAATTATTCCTAACCTGGCGGAAATACTGCAAAATAGATAAAGTGCATTTAGAATTGTGACTAGATAACCACACGGGAATCGGACGTAACACCTTACAGGTCACAGTTAAAACAACTAGCATCGAACGCACACgtggctagcgttagctaacttaACGTTAATTAACAAATAGTAACTTTACAATAAAGTGTCATAGCTCAAAGACAACTATCCAAATGTGCAGCCAGAGTATTAGGTGTTCAAAACCACTAGCTAAACCGTGATGGTGTAAAGTCGGCTAACAGCACCCCCACCCGGCTCATTTCCCTCTTCCGTTTCTCTCGTAACACCGTCCCGTCTGCCACAGTGATGCCGCCTTCACTGCCCTCCGTCCTCGGCGGCACCGTCGGCGTGTGCTCCCTGGCCGGCATGGCGCTCGTCTGGAGGGACATCAGTTCGAGGATGAAGGGCGATGGTCGGACGCCGGGCAGTCTGCTCAGCCAGTACCTGGCGGTGAAGGGGGTCGGCTGGCTCGGCAGGCGGCAGAGGAGGAAGCTCGAAGCCGACACTCTCGACGTGAAGGGAGTCCAGGAGCAGACGCTGCTGATGCGCCTGCGCAGACACGCGGACACAAGTTATGGAAGACAGTACGACTTCAACTCAATTAAAGGTGCGATAAGAATGAGATGGTCTTCGTTCAAGggtttggtgttttttgttgttgtttgttttcatgtcagGCACGAGTAGGACGACTTGAGCCGTCATAGCTGGCCTCCTCTGACGCGCACGTGTCGTCTGACCAGCTGTGATGTAACGTGTTGTGTCTGTATATCTATATAAGTTAATAACAGACTTTAAGCAAGGTCGAGGTGGTGAAGTCTGATCCAAGTATTTTCTTATGAATTATagtgtaataataattaaattatgaaataataatacaaataaaatcgAAATAACATTTTCGGAAAATGTATCAACAAACTTGAGTTTCATTCCaatttaataaatgaacaagGTCATTATTTGCTATTGGACCGTTTGATAAAGAAATAGCACTAAAATCAAATGACCTCttgctttgtcttttaaaaTAGGAACCACATTTATTATGTATTCCGAAAATgaattaagatttaaaaatattaaCAGCAAATTGGTTGATAAAGACAGTTTTCACTCTCAGACAGTGTTGGCTACCGGGCGCGTCACCCCATCACCACGTACGAGCATTACCGCGAGCTCATCAGACGCATCGCGGCAGGTGAGGAGAAGGTCATCATTCCTGAGAAACCGCTGATCCTGGCCATGACCTCTGGAACGTCAGGTGCCAGCGCCATGCTGCTCAGCACCAAGGACACCAACAGCGAGTTCTTCCTGCAGGTGAcgcccgatgatgatgatggtgtatTGGCCAGCCTGCAGCGTGTGTTGTTGTG
It contains:
- the gpam gene encoding glycerol-3-phosphate acyltransferase 1, mitochondrial; this translates as MDLSDGLLLQVNNGEQWCNRWKHPNDDSDRSTSPSVLRCVASTWKEGLLNRKRPFVGRCCHSCTPQSWEKLFNPSIPSLGLRNVIYINETHTRQRGWLARRLSYVLFVMERDVNKDMFTRNVVDNVLNSNGVECSIAEVASDLDAAGRHPGQEHKAISKVKQKARAFLQEMVANISPAFIRLTGWVLLRLFNGFFWSIQIHKGQLEMVKKAATEQNVPMVFLPVHKSHIDYLLITLILFCHNIKAPHIAAGNNLSIPILSTLIRKLGGFFIRRRMEETGDGKRDILYRSLLHAYTEELLRQHQFLEVYLEGTRSRSGKPSTARAGMLSIVVDTMWTGSIPDVLVVPVGISYDRILEGNYNSEQLGKPKQNESLWGIACGVFRMLRKNYGCVRVDFNQPFSLKEYLDSQRNRHIPPSVSLEQTLMPIIISAQPDAQLFEGQEEEQLNRELPNDILRRQLINNLAKHVLFTANKSSAIMSTHIVACLLLYRHRQGVVLSKLVEDFFNMKEEILSRDFDLGFSGNSEDVVMRALHLLGNCVNVTSSSNRNGEFTIAPSQTVPALFELNFYSNGLFHVFISDAIIACSILSLQRELVVESESDQPADGPSSLPLSQERLIRKAAGLSHFLVNEVSVAPPCQTIYQVFHDAVTRLIQYGVLYVAEEDHEELSPSPTEEPWPKKFPEPLSWRSDEEDEDSDFGEEQRDRYLKVSLSAEHQEFFVFLQRLVSPVLEAYSGAAIFVHSLSQPMAESEYTQRLFRYLLTRTERGVAAYGESATHYLVKNTVKTFKELGVLKQRKENQVTAVELSSTFLPQANRNKLLHYILGFALL
- the LOC120819620 gene encoding FERM domain-containing protein 6 — its product is MRTTQKRVCIFLPDEQNLDCAVRATARGREVLNLVLRQLGVSDLQVFGLAVLRDNEYLFLDLEGKLSKYFGNLWNRGSVMVPFILFLRVQHYVESGRLILSSKVQQLYVAELRRKVLRSESRHQEVLFFQLAALALQAEVGDVEHRAEEEDDVEGKEKRHRQYFLPEDYFPPWLIKRRGRDFLLQHGPALHVELRGVTRSQAALQFIKEVSNLQDGPVTFYRMKQEKKEPRRSILLGVTLKGVHIYQDLEGKLCLLYDFSWTDIDRLTFQGSRFEITAVGSLCLPKLVYYTPSAFHSKHVMRHLSDSHRLHISTRGVVSYVQQLDDMQASHSYREAYVCDTTRLAHRLKSNSLTSSTSDRSAAAENAAARSKHEEDEVTEFELCVDEPVESFVDNPDELAWLAELSGDGPVGFPSSYWAAVAVEMKQVVQARGDEEVSVD